A window from Enterocloster bolteae encodes these proteins:
- a CDS encoding glycosyltransferase family 2 protein, producing the protein MDKISMIILNYNDSYTTLSLVDEVKDYECLDSVVVVDNHSSDDSWKRLQTLNGSGKVHALRLEQNGGYGMGNQEGINYAVSCLEADYVIIANPDIHVTPRCIRRVKDALDKTQGAVAASARVKDPMGGELFSYWTLLPLWKDLLDTGLVTRRLFKAMLNTPSYRLAYAGDEDCRLVDAVPGSFFMLKTGILTPGEIKEVFDKHIFLYYEEKVLGQKFRKMGLKTVLVTDESYVHAHSVSIDKSFKRIVDKQRLLHRSKLYYYKEYLGTGPAGMAAARAVLGLVLAEVWFLTVVCRMRW; encoded by the coding sequence ATGGATAAGATAAGCATGATTATATTGAACTATAATGACTCTTACACCACCCTGTCATTGGTGGATGAGGTTAAGGATTATGAATGTCTGGACTCCGTGGTGGTGGTGGACAATCACTCATCCGATGATTCATGGAAGCGCCTGCAGACACTGAATGGCAGCGGCAAGGTCCACGCGCTCAGGCTGGAGCAAAACGGCGGCTACGGTATGGGAAACCAGGAGGGAATCAATTACGCCGTAAGCTGTCTGGAGGCAGACTATGTAATCATTGCCAACCCGGACATTCATGTGACCCCCCGCTGTATCCGGCGGGTAAAGGATGCACTGGACAAGACACAGGGCGCGGTGGCTGCCTCGGCCAGGGTGAAGGACCCGATGGGGGGAGAACTGTTTTCTTACTGGACCCTCCTTCCTCTGTGGAAGGATCTGCTGGATACAGGACTGGTTACCAGGCGGCTGTTTAAGGCCATGCTGAATACGCCTTCCTACAGGCTCGCATATGCGGGGGATGAGGACTGCCGCCTGGTGGATGCGGTTCCCGGGTCCTTTTTTATGTTAAAGACAGGCATTCTCACGCCGGGGGAAATAAAAGAAGTATTTGACAAACACATCTTTTTGTATTATGAAGAAAAGGTGCTGGGACAGAAGTTCAGGAAAATGGGGCTTAAGACCGTGCTGGTTACGGATGAGTCCTATGTCCATGCCCACTCTGTCAGCATTGACAAAAGCTTTAAACGGATCGTGGATAAGCAGAGGCTGCTTCACAGGAGCAAGCTGTACTACTATAAGGAATATCTGGGAACCGGCCCCGCAGGCATGGCAGCGGCAAGGGCTGTATTGGGACTCGTCCTGGCAGAGGTGTGGTTTCTGACCGTGGTGTGCAGGATGCGGTGGTAG
- a CDS encoding glycosyltransferase family 8 protein, whose translation MDWNTETVNIIYASNDGYAGHLAASLYSLLDHNRNIPRMDIYILSVGMSEAYLERLAGIAGKFCRSLHVAELGNLRERFDYAVDTRGFDISAMGRLFAPKVLPDSVRKALYLDCDTIVNGSIRPLYETELGNHLAGMVMEPTVYREMKESIGMEKDEPYYNSGVLLIDLEAWRNQDVLGQLLEFYRVHQGSLFACDQDTINGALRGRIMTLPVRYNYFTNYRYFRYRTLVSMCGAYRAVGEDGYRQAGKAPVIIHYLGDERPWIAGNHNHFRRLYEYYLDKTPWKGTPKQEGKRLYMHMWWVFNHASLICPAFRLWISRRLGMRLVDSRRKQKAFGSGK comes from the coding sequence ATGGATTGGAATACAGAAACTGTTAATATTATTTACGCGTCCAATGACGGGTATGCCGGACATCTGGCAGCCTCCCTTTATTCCCTGTTAGACCACAACAGGAATATCCCCCGGATGGACATATATATCCTGTCCGTGGGAATGAGTGAGGCTTACCTTGAACGGCTGGCCGGTATTGCGGGGAAATTCTGCCGCAGCCTTCATGTGGCTGAGCTGGGAAACCTGAGGGAGCGGTTCGACTATGCTGTGGATACCAGGGGATTTGATATAAGCGCCATGGGGCGCCTCTTTGCCCCCAAGGTGCTGCCGGACAGCGTAAGAAAGGCCCTGTATCTGGACTGCGATACCATTGTGAACGGAAGTATCCGTCCTCTGTATGAGACGGAGCTTGGAAACCATCTGGCCGGCATGGTGATGGAGCCAACGGTTTACAGGGAGATGAAGGAATCCATCGGCATGGAAAAGGATGAGCCTTACTATAATTCCGGAGTCCTGCTTATAGACCTGGAGGCATGGAGAAACCAGGATGTGCTGGGGCAGCTGCTGGAATTTTACAGGGTTCATCAGGGCAGCCTTTTTGCCTGTGACCAGGATACCATAAACGGGGCGCTGAGGGGCAGAATCATGACGCTGCCGGTCCGGTATAATTATTTTACCAACTACCGGTATTTCAGATACAGGACCCTGGTGTCCATGTGCGGGGCATACCGGGCAGTGGGGGAGGACGGATACCGGCAGGCGGGAAAGGCCCCTGTCATCATCCATTATCTGGGAGACGAGAGGCCCTGGATAGCCGGGAACCACAACCATTTCAGAAGGCTCTATGAGTATTATCTGGATAAGACTCCCTGGAAGGGAACCCCAAAGCAGGAGGGAAAGAGGCTGTACATGCACATGTGGTGGGTGTTTAACCACGCAAGCCTTATCTGCCCTGCCTTCCGGCTGTGGATCAGCCGCAGGCTGGGAATGAGGCTGGTGGACAGCCGCAGGAAGCAGAAGGCTTTTGGAAGCGGGAAATGA
- a CDS encoding L,D-transpeptidase, producing the protein MNKLMKRAAAALLSGLLVLGQAGPALAAQDDSNYGPAFSTKVEQTSPGSLDGQSGDGQGSGPQAVAPANAAPAEQADGAGAAAGSTEAAAGTAGTDGVTSAATDQNAAQAADDSAQADAEAAAAAQFAAEEAARQASANTPFLQIQVLRPDTTWTDPVIGDTPVVSEQGFRSMSVYLNNIVGDILYRTYTSAHGWSDWAMNGGHTTVWEDGALVEAIQMRFNGFVGNTFDIYYCTTLNDGTELNWARNSATAGTMGTGKVLSSFRVSLWGKGVEGASYNMEKPLEAAFPDGIQVVDGAVAYSSGNGVPFTGWAWNDRDRYYFVNNAPVTGWQYIDGFKYYFDETGKLLTDLEPIVGNSGPFLISINKQMNCMTIFAQDGANGFIIPVKTYLTSTGPDTPIGTFQTPAKYRWRDMNHGIFTQYATRIYKGFLIHSILYSRPDPMTLDPLTYNYLGIAESAGCVRLLSGDAKWVYDNCALGTTVTIYNSPKPGPYDRPAIEWVIPGDQHWDPTDPLFAQQQ; encoded by the coding sequence ATGAATAAGTTAATGAAGCGTGCTGCCGCAGCCCTTCTGTCCGGACTTCTGGTCTTAGGTCAGGCCGGACCCGCATTGGCCGCGCAGGATGATTCTAATTATGGTCCGGCTTTTTCCACAAAAGTCGAACAAACCTCCCCTGGTTCTTTAGACGGCCAGAGTGGAGATGGACAGGGCTCCGGCCCTCAGGCGGTGGCTCCGGCCAACGCAGCCCCGGCAGAACAGGCCGATGGCGCCGGCGCAGCAGCCGGCAGCACCGAGGCAGCCGCTGGTACAGCCGGCACGGACGGCGTGACCTCCGCTGCCACGGACCAGAACGCGGCACAGGCAGCAGACGATTCTGCCCAGGCCGATGCCGAGGCAGCCGCCGCAGCCCAGTTTGCAGCAGAAGAAGCAGCCAGACAGGCATCAGCCAATACACCTTTTCTTCAGATTCAGGTGCTCCGTCCGGATACCACATGGACTGACCCTGTAATAGGCGATACACCGGTGGTGTCTGAACAGGGATTCCGTTCCATGTCCGTCTATCTGAACAACATCGTGGGCGATATCCTTTACAGGACGTATACCAGCGCACATGGATGGAGCGACTGGGCCATGAACGGCGGCCACACAACTGTCTGGGAGGACGGTGCCCTGGTGGAAGCCATCCAGATGCGTTTCAACGGCTTTGTGGGCAACACATTTGATATTTACTACTGCACTACCCTGAACGACGGGACAGAGTTAAACTGGGCGCGCAACAGCGCAACAGCAGGAACCATGGGCACAGGAAAGGTGCTGAGCAGCTTCAGGGTCTCTCTCTGGGGCAAAGGTGTGGAAGGCGCTTCCTACAACATGGAGAAACCATTGGAAGCAGCGTTCCCGGATGGAATCCAGGTTGTGGACGGGGCAGTGGCGTACAGCAGCGGCAACGGCGTTCCATTTACCGGATGGGCCTGGAATGACAGGGACCGCTACTACTTTGTAAACAATGCGCCTGTAACAGGCTGGCAGTACATAGACGGTTTCAAGTATTACTTTGACGAAACCGGCAAGCTGCTGACCGACTTAGAGCCCATTGTGGGCAACAGCGGCCCGTTCCTCATCAGCATCAACAAGCAGATGAACTGTATGACCATTTTTGCACAGGACGGCGCCAACGGCTTCATCATCCCGGTAAAGACCTATCTTACCTCTACCGGACCGGATACACCCATTGGAACCTTCCAAACCCCGGCCAAGTACCGTTGGCGTGACATGAACCACGGAATCTTCACCCAGTACGCGACGCGTATTTACAAGGGTTTCCTGATTCACTCCATCCTGTACAGCCGTCCGGACCCCATGACATTAGATCCGCTGACCTATAATTATCTGGGTATCGCAGAGTCAGCCGGCTGTGTCCGCCTCCTTTCCGGAGACGCCAAGTGGGTATATGACAACTGTGCCCTGGGCACAACGGTGACCATCTACAACTCACCAAAGCCAGGCCCTTATGACCGGCCGGCTATTGAGTGGGTCATTCCGGGAGACCAGCACTGGGATCCCACGGATCCTCTCTTTGCCCAGCAGCAGTAA
- a CDS encoding DegT/DnrJ/EryC1/StrS family aminotransferase, which yields MNGQEDKEKEILVTRSSLPSYEEYIEMIKPIWDSAWLTNMGDFHKQLEKELKEYMGIRNMVLFVNGHMALEMAIQALELTGEVITTPFSFASTTHAIVRNNLTPVFCDIRPEDYTMDPEKIEALITEKTSAIMPVHVYGNLCDVERIEAIARKHGLRVIYDAAHTFGERYKGKSVAEFGDASIFSFHATKVFNSIEGGAVTFREDWMEHRLNCLKNFGIVDQEHVVWVGGNAKMNEFQAAMGLCNLHHLDQEIDRRRLVVERYLSGLAGVPGIRLPSFREGLTPNYAYFPVLFEDFKADRDQVYDCLAGHRIYPRKYFYPLINDFQCYKGRFSSKDTPVAAYVADRVLTLPCYADLELEDVDRICGIIRGM from the coding sequence ATGAACGGACAGGAAGATAAAGAGAAGGAGATACTGGTCACCCGGTCCTCCCTTCCTTCTTACGAAGAATATATAGAGATGATAAAACCCATATGGGACAGCGCCTGGCTGACGAATATGGGGGATTTCCATAAACAGCTGGAAAAGGAGCTTAAGGAGTACATGGGAATCCGGAACATGGTGCTGTTTGTAAACGGGCACATGGCCCTGGAAATGGCCATCCAGGCCCTGGAGCTGACGGGCGAGGTGATTACCACCCCCTTCAGCTTTGCGTCCACCACCCATGCGATTGTGCGCAATAACCTGACTCCGGTATTCTGCGACATCCGTCCCGAGGATTACACCATGGACCCGGAAAAGATCGAGGCCCTGATTACGGAAAAGACCTCGGCCATTATGCCGGTCCATGTGTATGGGAACCTGTGTGATGTGGAGCGGATTGAGGCCATAGCCAGGAAACACGGGCTGCGGGTGATATACGATGCGGCCCATACCTTTGGGGAGCGGTATAAGGGAAAAAGCGTGGCCGAGTTCGGAGACGCCAGTATTTTCAGCTTTCATGCCACCAAGGTGTTTAACTCCATTGAAGGGGGAGCGGTTACCTTCCGGGAGGACTGGATGGAGCACCGTCTGAATTGTCTTAAGAATTTTGGGATTGTGGACCAGGAGCATGTGGTATGGGTAGGCGGGAATGCCAAGATGAATGAATTCCAGGCAGCCATGGGACTGTGCAACCTGCATCATCTGGACCAGGAGATAGACAGGCGCAGGCTGGTGGTGGAACGTTATCTGTCCGGCCTGGCAGGCGTGCCGGGTATCAGGCTGCCTTCCTTCAGGGAAGGGCTTACGCCCAATTATGCCTACTTCCCTGTGCTGTTTGAGGACTTTAAAGCTGACCGGGATCAGGTATATGACTGCCTGGCAGGGCACAGAATATACCCGAGAAAATATTTTTATCCCCTGATTAATGATTTCCAGTGTTACAAGGGCAGATTTTCCTCCAAGGATACGCCGGTGGCAGCCTATGTGGCTGACCGTGTGCTGACGCTTCCGTGCTATGCAGATCTGGAGCTGGAGGATGTGGACCGTATCTGCGGCATCATCAGGGGGATGTAG
- a CDS encoding glycosyltransferase family 2 protein, which yields MDKVLLVIPAFNEEKNIERVVEDLVRGFPQLDYVVVNDGSRDCTAKICREKGYNLLDLPVNLGLAGCFQAGMKYAYRKGYRYAIQFDGDGQHRPEYIEAMRQKMEEGYDIVIGSRFVTEKKGWSARMIGSRVIGSAIRLTTGTRVTDPTSGMRMFNRKMIEEFALNLNYGPEPDTVSFLIKQGARVAELQVTIDERTEGESYLKPLTAVHYMARMLISILMIQNFRKR from the coding sequence ATGGATAAGGTACTGCTGGTGATACCGGCTTTTAATGAGGAAAAGAACATAGAGAGGGTGGTGGAGGACCTGGTCAGGGGTTTTCCCCAGCTGGATTATGTGGTGGTGAACGACGGTTCCAGGGACTGCACCGCCAAAATCTGCAGGGAAAAGGGATATAACCTTCTGGACCTGCCGGTGAATCTGGGATTGGCCGGATGCTTCCAGGCCGGTATGAAATACGCCTACAGGAAGGGGTACCGCTACGCCATCCAGTTTGACGGAGACGGACAGCACAGGCCGGAGTACATTGAGGCCATGAGACAGAAGATGGAGGAAGGGTATGACATTGTCATCGGCTCCCGGTTCGTGACGGAGAAAAAGGGATGGTCGGCCAGGATGATTGGGAGCAGAGTCATAGGCAGCGCCATCCGGCTTACCACCGGCACCAGGGTGACGGATCCAACCTCGGGCATGCGCATGTTCAACCGGAAGATGATAGAGGAATTTGCCCTTAACCTGAATTACGGACCGGAGCCGGATACAGTTTCTTTTCTGATCAAACAGGGTGCCAGGGTAGCGGAGCTGCAGGTGACCATTGACGAAAGGACGGAGGGGGAGAGCTATTTGAAACCGCTGACAGCCGTCCACTATATGGCCAGGATGCTGATTTCCATTCTTATGATTCAGAATTTCAGGAAACGCTAG